A genomic segment from Neobacillus sp. YX16 encodes:
- a CDS encoding IclR family transcriptional regulator: protein MTTEMKTVGIQSLQIGLNILEILALEKEPLKFTDIQNLTSMTKSNLYKYLSTLSQFGLIYRNPHTNAYTLGHKLVQLGNVALGQSSLIEVVIPYFKKIAEKMNLTVLLAVPSTKGPLISYILSADYGINIGAQIGTHLPLSSSTGVVFSAFEKDVLMKEWEEEELSKFNESELQPFHSEKEKTRGEFFASKTEPLIKHVSSFSVPILNFNHGLLGAITVVGITETVPKSADHPTGKYVLHAAKEISEYFGFIK from the coding sequence ATGACAACTGAAATGAAAACGGTCGGTATTCAGTCGTTACAAATTGGGTTAAACATATTAGAGATCTTAGCACTGGAAAAAGAACCTCTAAAGTTTACTGATATTCAAAACCTAACTTCTATGACAAAAAGTAATTTATATAAATATTTGTCTACACTATCCCAATTTGGATTAATCTATCGTAATCCACATACAAACGCATATACGCTTGGACATAAGTTAGTACAGTTAGGAAATGTTGCTTTGGGCCAATCCTCTTTAATAGAAGTGGTTATTCCCTATTTCAAAAAGATTGCTGAGAAAATGAATCTAACAGTATTACTGGCTGTTCCTTCTACAAAGGGTCCACTTATTTCATATATTTTAAGTGCAGATTATGGAATAAATATCGGTGCACAAATAGGGACACACTTACCGCTCTCCTCCTCGACTGGCGTTGTTTTTTCTGCCTTTGAAAAAGACGTCCTAATGAAAGAATGGGAAGAAGAAGAATTATCGAAGTTCAATGAAAGTGAATTACAGCCATTTCATAGTGAAAAAGAAAAAACAAGAGGAGAGTTTTTTGCATCAAAAACGGAACCTCTAATAAAGCATGTCTCTTCTTTTAGTGTCCCTATCTTAAATTTCAATCATGGACTACTTGGTGCCATAACCGTCGTTGGTATTACTGAGACAGTGCCAAAATCAGCGGATCACCCGACTGGAAAATACGTTCTCCATGCAGCAAAGGAAATATCAGAGTATTTCGGTTTTATAAAATAG
- a CDS encoding fumarylacetoacetate hydrolase family protein has product MKLINFTVSGYTRAGAIVDNKVIDLNYAYQAQLKAEGKYRYEAIAKAYVPDNTDELYQGGKESLQLAQNAIDFILANPESFDKKIIYTIEEVKVEAPVQKPGKIICVGHNYREHILEMGREIPSNPVIFAKFANTILGPEDDIPHYPISDQLDYEAEFTFVVGKQARNVAEEDALDYVAGYTITNDVTYRDIQRRTLQWLQGKTVDGSAPMGPYLVTSDELQNPAGLDVVLKVNGEVRQKTNTANLVFSVQKLVSFLSNLMTLEPGDVVLTGTPGGVGVAMNPPQFLKDGDVVRIEIDQIGALENKVKATEAVVTV; this is encoded by the coding sequence ATGAAACTTATTAATTTTACTGTCTCTGGATATACACGTGCAGGGGCAATCGTTGACAACAAAGTAATCGACTTAAACTATGCCTACCAAGCACAGTTAAAAGCAGAAGGAAAATACCGCTACGAAGCAATCGCAAAAGCATATGTACCAGATAATACAGATGAGTTATATCAAGGTGGTAAAGAATCGCTGCAACTAGCACAAAATGCAATCGATTTCATTCTAGCTAATCCAGAAAGCTTTGATAAAAAAATCATTTACACAATTGAAGAAGTTAAGGTAGAAGCACCTGTTCAAAAGCCAGGCAAAATTATTTGTGTGGGTCACAACTACCGCGAGCACATTTTAGAAATGGGTCGTGAAATCCCATCGAACCCAGTTATTTTCGCTAAATTTGCTAATACCATTTTAGGACCTGAGGACGATATTCCACACTATCCAATTTCTGACCAGCTTGACTATGAAGCAGAGTTTACTTTTGTTGTTGGCAAACAAGCTCGCAATGTTGCAGAAGAAGATGCATTAGATTATGTAGCAGGTTATACCATTACAAATGACGTAACCTATCGTGATATTCAACGACGCACGCTTCAATGGTTACAAGGTAAAACTGTTGACGGCAGTGCACCAATGGGACCATATTTAGTAACTTCCGATGAATTACAAAATCCAGCTGGCTTAGATGTTGTACTAAAAGTCAATGGTGAAGTTCGTCAAAAAACGAATACTGCTAATCTAGTATTCTCCGTCCAAAAATTAGTATCTTTCTTATCCAATCTAATGACGCTAGAGCCAGGAGATGTTGTCTTAACAGGAACTCCTGGGGGAGTTGGGGTTGCGATGAATCCTCCGCAATTCTTAAAAGATGGTGACGTAGTTCGAATTGAGATTGACCAAATTGGTGCACTTGAAAATAAAGTAAAGGCAACAGAGGCGGTAGTCACTGTTTAA
- a CDS encoding cupin domain-containing protein, which yields MAEVNPEVQEFMKSSIVTDYTRDIQQYNLGPLWEAIPAIMHKAPKPQAQAYLWSSELLKKKMNEAAQIFTPERGGERRAIYFQNPGLTYREPWGWGSTTQTIYAAIQMLLPGEKAPSHRHSQSALRFISEGTGAYTIVQGQRVFMDEGDFLITPKGLWHGHEHLGTEPMYWMDALDIPTLYAIGGTFFEPYEEGLQQPDIPDNFSEIRYRGGMVRPVGDDKFTVAPLANYKWDLTVKGIKGLMEFDPNPHHGFAVEYINPTTGKSANPTLGTRMQHLPAGFQTKALRHTHSTVYQVHKGEGFTVINGVRFDWKKGDYFVVPNWAWYEHSASEDSYLFSVNDIPIMNRFDLEQEQAFEENNGHQKITGEFKADFR from the coding sequence ATGGCTGAAGTAAATCCAGAAGTTCAAGAGTTTATGAAAAGCTCGATTGTAACCGATTACACCAGAGATATTCAACAATACAACTTAGGACCACTTTGGGAAGCAATTCCTGCAATTATGCACAAAGCGCCAAAGCCTCAAGCACAAGCTTATCTTTGGAGCAGTGAATTACTCAAAAAGAAAATGAATGAAGCAGCTCAAATCTTCACACCAGAACGCGGCGGTGAACGTCGTGCAATTTATTTCCAAAATCCTGGCTTAACTTATCGTGAACCTTGGGGATGGGGATCTACTACTCAAACGATTTATGCAGCTATTCAAATGTTATTGCCTGGTGAAAAAGCACCCTCTCACCGTCACTCACAAAGTGCATTGCGCTTTATTTCTGAAGGTACAGGTGCATACACGATTGTACAGGGGCAGCGTGTTTTCATGGATGAAGGCGACTTTTTAATTACTCCGAAGGGCTTATGGCATGGGCATGAACATTTAGGTACAGAGCCTATGTATTGGATGGATGCCTTAGATATTCCTACTCTTTACGCTATCGGCGGTACCTTCTTTGAACCTTATGAAGAAGGTTTACAGCAGCCAGATATTCCAGATAACTTTTCAGAGATTCGTTATCGCGGCGGCATGGTTCGCCCTGTTGGTGATGATAAATTCACAGTTGCTCCACTTGCAAATTATAAATGGGATCTTACTGTAAAAGGAATTAAAGGTTTGATGGAATTTGATCCAAATCCACACCATGGATTTGCAGTAGAGTACATTAACCCAACTACAGGTAAATCAGCTAACCCAACGCTCGGCACTAGAATGCAGCATTTACCAGCAGGTTTCCAAACAAAAGCATTACGCCATACACACTCAACTGTTTACCAAGTACACAAAGGTGAAGGTTTCACCGTAATCAATGGCGTTCGTTTCGATTGGAAAAAAGGCGATTACTTCGTTGTTCCAAACTGGGCTTGGTATGAACACTCTGCATCAGAAGACTCTTACCTATTCTCAGTAAACGATATACCGATTATGAACCGTTTCGACCTAGAACAAGAACAAGCATTTGAAGAAAATAACGGACACCAAAAAATTACTGGTGAATTTAAAGCGGACTTCCGTTAA
- a CDS encoding YolD-like family protein, whose protein sequence is MIRDRGRIKWVSMMLPEHIKLLRDWVQEDQYEEQKEMDEQQLELMNATLSEAIEFDQFVTITHYRNRNYEIVIGKIHYWDEMTQRLHIVDHFEEVHRIPIAAIADIRITDV, encoded by the coding sequence ATGATTCGCGACCGCGGAAGAATCAAATGGGTTTCAATGATGCTTCCCGAGCATATCAAATTGCTCAGGGATTGGGTACAGGAAGATCAGTATGAAGAGCAGAAAGAAATGGATGAGCAGCAGCTCGAACTCATGAATGCTACCTTATCTGAAGCAATCGAATTCGACCAATTCGTTACTATTACTCATTATCGAAATCGAAATTATGAAATCGTCATAGGGAAAATTCATTATTGGGATGAAATGACACAAAGGCTTCATATCGTCGATCACTTTGAAGAAGTACACCGCATTCCAATCGCAGCCATTGCGGATATTAGGATAACGGATGTGTAA
- a CDS encoding UV damage repair protein UvrX has translation MVDYSTLPHNQILCVDMKSFYASCSAVMLGLNPLTCYLAVAGNKERNGSVVLAASPRLKKEFGIKTGSRLFEIPDDPRIQIVEPKMATYLRISTEITRVFNRYVPKEAIHTYSVDESFIKVDGVLHLWGDAFTVAAKIKDDIEREFQLPCAVGIGPNMLLSKLCLDLEAKKHGIAEWKYEDVQTKLWNVSPLREMWGIGRRVEKTLNGMGIFTVGQLARYDLEALEKKFGIMGNQLYHHAWGVDLSDLGAPLIEGQISFGKSQILLRDYKEEEEIKHVILEMCEEVARRARSRRKAGRTVSLSVGYSQDELGGGFHRSRTIKQPTNVTMDLYRVCLELFHEHYTGKTVRQIAISIGNIVDDREFQLDLFDMGAVKRRELGYVVDSVRRRFGSGSLLRAVSYTAAGTARHRATLVGGHKG, from the coding sequence ATGGTTGATTACAGCACGTTACCGCACAATCAAATTTTATGTGTTGACATGAAGAGCTTTTATGCAAGCTGTTCCGCTGTCATGCTTGGCCTTAATCCCTTGACTTGCTATCTAGCTGTGGCTGGTAACAAAGAGCGGAATGGAAGTGTTGTGCTTGCCGCTTCCCCTCGTTTGAAGAAAGAATTTGGAATCAAAACAGGTTCTAGGTTATTTGAGATTCCCGATGATCCGCGAATTCAAATAGTTGAGCCGAAAATGGCAACTTATTTGCGTATTTCTACTGAAATTACCCGCGTATTTAATCGTTATGTACCAAAGGAAGCCATCCATACGTATAGCGTTGATGAAAGTTTTATCAAAGTGGATGGAGTACTGCATTTGTGGGGGGACGCCTTTACGGTTGCAGCCAAAATAAAGGATGATATTGAACGTGAATTCCAACTTCCCTGTGCAGTTGGCATTGGCCCTAATATGTTATTATCAAAGCTTTGCCTCGATCTTGAAGCAAAGAAGCATGGAATCGCCGAATGGAAGTATGAGGATGTCCAGACTAAGCTTTGGAATGTTTCGCCGCTAAGAGAGATGTGGGGAATCGGCAGGCGTGTTGAAAAAACATTAAATGGGATGGGTATTTTCACAGTTGGTCAGCTGGCCAGATATGATTTAGAAGCACTGGAAAAGAAATTTGGAATCATGGGCAATCAGCTTTATCATCATGCCTGGGGAGTAGACCTTTCAGACTTGGGAGCACCCCTGATTGAGGGGCAAATCAGCTTTGGAAAAAGCCAAATTCTTTTAAGAGATTATAAAGAGGAAGAAGAAATAAAGCATGTGATTTTAGAAATGTGTGAAGAAGTAGCTAGAAGAGCGAGATCTCGCCGCAAAGCCGGGAGGACGGTCAGCCTGAGCGTTGGCTACAGTCAAGACGAACTCGGCGGTGGCTTTCATCGCTCAAGAACCATCAAACAGCCGACAAATGTAACCATGGATCTTTACCGTGTCTGTCTCGAATTATTCCACGAACATTACACAGGAAAGACAGTAAGGCAAATTGCAATTAGTATCGGAAATATCGTTGATGACCGCGAGTTTCAGCTCGATCTTTTTGACATGGGTGCGGTAAAGAGGCGGGAGCTTGGCTATGTGGTGGATTCAGTCCGCAGACGCTTTGGTTCAGGTTCCTTATTACGGGCTGTTTCCTATACTGCTGCAGGAACAGCAAGGCACCGAGCCACACTTGTTGGAGGACATAAGGGATAA
- a CDS encoding YqzH family protein has product MEKKLIIKMIKNCFKQYYSEVDSLPMNSEDLEELADRIIQIKAEQPAVDLYEAVNDTVYEFLTG; this is encoded by the coding sequence ATGGAGAAAAAATTGATAATCAAAATGATAAAAAATTGCTTTAAACAATATTATTCCGAAGTGGATTCACTGCCAATGAACAGTGAAGATTTAGAGGAGCTTGCAGATCGAATTATTCAAATAAAAGCCGAACAGCCTGCTGTCGATTTATACGAGGCTGTGAATGATACAGTGTACGAATTTTTAACAGGATGA
- a CDS encoding SDR family oxidoreductase has protein sequence MAREQLKGKNIVITGASGGIGAQIAKLCAASGANLILLARSIEKLKQLQTELEQKHQVRVDIHQLDVSDTEKVREVFSEISAKIDHIDILVNNAGFGVFREAHEATMDEIKGMFEVNVVGLMACTSMVLPKMRERRFGHIINIASQAGKIATPKSSVYSATKHAVLGYTNSLRMELSDYNVLVTSVNPGPIATNFFNIADEKGTYVKNVQKFMLQPEYVAGKVVDCMLTKTREINLPRWMNMGSVVYVLFPRLFETIGKKAFNKK, from the coding sequence ATGGCTAGAGAACAGCTTAAGGGTAAAAATATTGTCATTACCGGTGCATCTGGGGGAATAGGTGCACAAATTGCCAAGCTTTGTGCTGCAAGTGGTGCCAATCTTATATTACTTGCAAGAAGCATAGAAAAGTTAAAGCAGCTTCAAACGGAATTGGAGCAAAAACATCAGGTTAGGGTGGATATCCATCAGCTAGATGTCTCTGATACGGAAAAAGTGAGGGAAGTTTTCAGCGAAATATCAGCGAAAATAGACCATATTGATATTCTTGTGAATAATGCAGGTTTCGGTGTTTTTCGTGAAGCACATGAGGCAACCATGGATGAAATCAAAGGGATGTTTGAAGTCAATGTTGTCGGGCTGATGGCCTGTACGAGTATGGTGCTTCCTAAAATGCGCGAACGCCGTTTCGGCCATATTATTAATATTGCCTCCCAGGCGGGGAAAATCGCTACGCCAAAATCAAGTGTTTATTCGGCTACGAAGCATGCGGTTCTCGGCTATACTAATTCCCTTAGAATGGAGCTTAGTGATTATAATGTTCTGGTAACATCTGTGAATCCAGGACCGATTGCAACGAACTTTTTTAACATTGCTGATGAAAAAGGCACGTATGTTAAAAATGTTCAAAAGTTTATGTTGCAGCCTGAATATGTTGCAGGGAAAGTTGTTGACTGCATGTTAACGAAAACAAGAGAAATCAACCTGCCACGCTGGATGAACATGGGAAGCGTCGTTTATGTTCTCTTTCCAAGACTTTTTGAAACAATTGGAAAAAAAGCATTTAACAAAAAGTAA
- a CDS encoding MBL fold metallo-hydrolase, protein MTEWKDGIAKLTMPTPFKIGDVNAYLIKGDRLTLVDAGIKTKASWNSFKAQLADLHVSTNDIEQVIITHHHADHVGMLDFLSDKVEVYGHPLNEQWINPTEAFFQEQEDFFRRQFLDFGIPPEYFPALLNIRQSLRYSCNRSLTGELVEGMVPPGLREWSVIETPGHAQSQIALFRERDGILIGGDLILSHISPNPILEAPAPGEKERPRPQLQHNDSMKKLLRYPIQFVYTGHGEEVFQLRELIAKRLLHQHERAMKVNNWLKEDQQTVFEICKTLFPAAYKRELMLTLSETVGQLDYLASIGEISSKDHQPVLYQAR, encoded by the coding sequence ATGACAGAATGGAAGGATGGAATTGCGAAATTGACCATGCCGACTCCTTTTAAGATCGGGGATGTTAATGCTTATTTAATAAAAGGGGATCGTCTGACACTGGTTGATGCGGGTATTAAAACGAAGGCATCCTGGAATTCATTCAAAGCGCAGCTGGCTGATTTACATGTAAGTACGAATGATATTGAACAGGTGATTATTACCCATCATCATGCAGATCACGTTGGAATGCTTGATTTTTTATCGGATAAGGTAGAGGTTTACGGTCATCCATTGAATGAACAATGGATTAATCCAACGGAGGCCTTTTTTCAAGAACAAGAGGATTTTTTTCGTAGACAATTTCTTGATTTTGGAATACCACCAGAATATTTTCCTGCTCTTTTAAATATAAGACAATCGTTGAGGTATTCCTGTAACCGCTCATTGACTGGAGAACTGGTCGAAGGAATGGTCCCGCCAGGGTTAAGGGAATGGAGTGTCATTGAGACACCTGGCCATGCCCAGAGTCAAATTGCTCTCTTTCGAGAAAGAGATGGGATTCTTATTGGCGGAGATTTGATTCTCTCGCATATTTCACCCAATCCTATCTTAGAGGCACCCGCACCAGGCGAAAAAGAAAGGCCAAGGCCGCAGCTGCAGCATAATGATTCGATGAAAAAGCTGTTGAGGTATCCGATTCAGTTCGTCTACACAGGACATGGGGAGGAAGTCTTCCAATTAAGAGAACTAATTGCAAAAAGACTTCTACATCAACATGAACGGGCGATGAAGGTTAATAACTGGCTAAAAGAAGATCAGCAAACCGTATTTGAAATTTGCAAAACTCTTTTTCCGGCTGCTTACAAGCGCGAATTGATGTTGACGTTATCGGAAACAGTGGGACAACTTGACTATTTAGCCTCTATCGGCGAGATTAGTAGTAAGGATCATCAACCTGTCCTTTATCAAGCTAGGTGA
- the proC gene encoding pyrroline-5-carboxylate reductase — MKKLAMIGAGSMAEAFISGILENSLIDRKNVWVTNNSNAERLKKLGDTYGIRTTYDLNELFAGADIVILSMKPKDAATAIQSIREYLNEQMLVVSVLAGVSMRTIETIARLPIAIVRAMPNTSAAVGKSATAVAVNERVTPHQIELMKNLFGTVGLTTFVEEEQLDAVTGLSGSGPAYIYYLIEAMEKSAVEVGLDKDMASELIVQTLIGAAEMVKNSTKSSEQLRRDVTSPGGTTEAGVKVLEEHQVQQAFISCIKAATAQSKKMGAALREQLEVTEPTS; from the coding sequence ATGAAAAAGTTAGCAATGATCGGTGCAGGTTCGATGGCTGAGGCATTTATTTCAGGCATTCTTGAAAATAGTTTGATTGATAGAAAAAATGTTTGGGTTACGAACAATTCAAATGCAGAGAGACTGAAAAAGCTGGGTGATACGTATGGGATTCGTACAACCTACGATTTAAACGAATTGTTTGCAGGAGCTGATATCGTTATATTATCAATGAAGCCTAAGGATGCCGCAACGGCTATTCAATCTATTCGTGAATATCTGAATGAACAAATGCTGGTGGTTTCAGTTTTAGCAGGAGTCTCCATGCGTACGATTGAAACAATTGCGAGATTACCGATTGCAATCGTTAGAGCAATGCCAAATACATCCGCAGCCGTTGGTAAATCAGCTACTGCTGTTGCTGTAAATGAACGGGTTACCCCTCATCAAATAGAATTAATGAAAAATCTTTTTGGAACGGTCGGCTTAACTACTTTTGTTGAAGAAGAACAGCTAGACGCTGTAACAGGACTCTCTGGCAGCGGTCCCGCTTATATTTATTACCTTATTGAAGCAATGGAAAAAAGTGCAGTAGAGGTTGGACTCGATAAGGATATGGCGAGTGAATTAATCGTACAAACGTTAATTGGGGCTGCAGAAATGGTGAAAAACTCGACAAAATCATCTGAGCAGTTACGAAGGGATGTAACAAGCCCAGGCGGAACAACAGAGGCAGGGGTCAAGGTGCTAGAAGAACATCAAGTTCAGCAGGCGTTCATTTCGTGTATTAAGGCTGCAACGGCACAATCAAAAAAAATGGGCGCTGCATTACGTGAACAGCTAGAGGTTACCGAACCAACTTCCTAA
- a CDS encoding glycosyltransferase family 2 protein: MLTVLFSMGILVWTVFLIDGLIGLRKLEALEAETSLENGPLLTVIVAARNEAGQIKSSILSQLEQTYKNVEWILVNDRSTDSTGLLMNELQQEDQRISVIHIEELPEDWLGKNNALYRGFLQASGKWLLFTDADVKFEKEAFAKALNYFERHGLDHLTAAPNLSAKKFWLKSFVAFFLFGFSYFKRPWAANNPKSKVGTGIGAFNLVSKEAYQSFGTHERVKMRPDDDLQLGMKMKQAGYRQRIVTALKLIEVEWYGSLREAFIGLEKNTFAGLHYRVSMVLFAIFGVFITNILPFITIFSSDKIVALLSLGNIVLSGIHYVLVIKKMTLFSPVMFLVLPVTALLFIYSIIRASLLTFKRGGIMWRGTIYKLSELRKKE, translated from the coding sequence ATGCTAACGGTATTATTTTCAATGGGTATCCTGGTCTGGACAGTTTTTCTCATCGACGGATTAATAGGTTTACGAAAATTAGAGGCACTAGAGGCAGAAACTAGCTTAGAAAATGGACCGTTATTGACGGTGATTGTTGCGGCCCGCAATGAAGCTGGGCAAATAAAATCTAGTATCCTCAGCCAATTAGAGCAAACTTACAAAAACGTTGAGTGGATACTCGTCAATGATCGGTCCACGGATTCCACAGGGCTTTTAATGAATGAGCTGCAACAGGAAGATCAGCGGATTTCGGTTATTCATATAGAAGAATTGCCTGAGGACTGGCTAGGAAAAAATAACGCTTTATATAGAGGATTCCTTCAGGCTTCTGGAAAATGGCTATTGTTTACCGATGCAGACGTGAAATTTGAAAAAGAGGCATTTGCAAAGGCATTGAATTATTTTGAACGGCATGGGTTGGATCATTTAACGGCTGCCCCCAATTTGAGTGCGAAGAAGTTTTGGCTAAAATCATTTGTCGCCTTTTTCCTATTTGGATTTTCCTATTTCAAACGACCTTGGGCTGCCAATAACCCAAAGTCAAAGGTTGGTACTGGAATTGGTGCCTTTAACCTGGTTTCAAAAGAAGCATATCAGAGTTTTGGAACACATGAGAGGGTGAAAATGCGACCAGATGACGACTTACAGCTTGGAATGAAAATGAAACAAGCAGGATATCGTCAAAGGATTGTCACAGCACTTAAGCTGATTGAAGTGGAATGGTATGGGAGTTTGCGGGAAGCCTTTATCGGACTAGAAAAGAATACATTTGCCGGATTACATTACCGGGTAAGTATGGTACTTTTTGCAATTTTCGGTGTCTTCATTACCAATATTCTTCCTTTTATTACGATATTTTCTTCCGATAAAATCGTAGCCTTATTAAGCTTAGGAAATATTGTATTAAGCGGTATTCATTATGTACTGGTAATCAAAAAAATGACGTTATTCTCACCTGTTATGTTTCTGGTTTTACCTGTAACAGCCCTGCTGTTTATCTATTCGATCATCCGTGCCAGCCTCTTAACCTTTAAACGCGGCGGTATCATGTGGAGAGGTACTATATATAAATTAAGCGAGTTAAGAAAGAAAGAGTAA
- the namA gene encoding NADPH dehydrogenase NamA, whose translation MSAKLFSPFTIKDVTFKNRIVMAPMCMYSSHNEDGHIQNWHRTHYTSRAVGQVGLIIVEATAVTPQGRISPRDLGIWSDDHIAGFTELISLMKEHGAKTGIQLAHAGRKANLEGDSIAPSALAFNEKMKTPKEMTKENITETIEAFKKAAERAAKAGFDVIELHGAHGYLINEFLSPLTNKRTDDYGGSAENRFRFLREIIEAIKTVWNGVLFVRVSANDYHEEGLTPLDYVFFSQWMKEQGVDLIDVSSGGALPGAHINIYPGYQVPFSETIRNGAEISTGAVGLITTGVQAEEILQNERADLVFLARELLRDPYWPRTAAKELGVTIEVPKQYVLGWK comes from the coding sequence ATGTCAGCTAAATTATTTTCCCCTTTTACCATTAAGGATGTTACATTTAAAAATCGAATTGTTATGGCGCCAATGTGTATGTATTCAAGTCATAACGAAGACGGTCATATTCAGAACTGGCACCGCACGCATTATACTAGCCGCGCTGTTGGGCAAGTTGGATTAATAATCGTTGAAGCAACAGCGGTCACCCCACAGGGCAGGATTTCACCAAGGGATCTTGGAATTTGGAGTGATGACCATATAGCAGGCTTCACAGAACTTATCAGTTTGATGAAGGAGCATGGTGCTAAAACAGGTATCCAGCTTGCTCACGCTGGTAGAAAAGCAAACCTAGAAGGTGACTCCATCGCCCCTTCGGCCTTAGCTTTTAATGAAAAAATGAAAACCCCTAAAGAAATGACCAAAGAAAATATAACCGAAACCATCGAAGCATTTAAAAAGGCTGCTGAACGGGCAGCGAAAGCTGGTTTTGATGTCATTGAGTTACATGGTGCACACGGCTATTTAATTAATGAATTCCTCTCCCCGCTAACAAATAAAAGAACCGATGATTACGGCGGTTCGGCTGAAAATCGGTTTCGCTTCCTTCGTGAGATTATTGAAGCAATCAAAACAGTCTGGAACGGTGTGCTATTTGTCCGCGTATCAGCTAATGACTATCATGAAGAGGGATTAACACCGTTAGATTACGTATTTTTCAGTCAATGGATGAAGGAACAAGGCGTGGATTTAATCGATGTCAGCTCTGGAGGAGCCCTGCCAGGTGCACATATTAATATCTATCCTGGATACCAAGTCCCATTCTCAGAAACCATTAGAAATGGTGCGGAGATTTCTACAGGAGCAGTGGGCTTAATTACAACAGGTGTTCAAGCAGAGGAAATCCTTCAAAATGAGCGTGCTGATTTAGTATTTTTGGCTCGCGAATTATTACGTGATCCTTACTGGCCAAGAACAGCAGCTAAGGAGCTCGGTGTAACCATTGAAGTACCTAAACAATATGTGCTTGGGTGGAAATAA
- the rnz gene encoding ribonuclease Z codes for MDIFFLGTGAGIPAKLRNVTSIALKLLEERGSIWLFDAGEATQHQILHTSIKPRRIEKIFITHLHGDHIYGLPGLLASRSFQGGESEVTVYGPKGLKEYITISLSVSQTYLKYPLKIVEIAEGVIFEDEQFIVEARLLDHGIPSYGYRIVEKDRPGTLLADKLVEAGVQPGPIFRKIKGGETVTLEDGTVIVPSDFLGPAQKGRIITILGDTRYCENAISLARDADLLIHEATFSKGEEKLAFDYFHSTTHQAAEVANLAGSKQLCLTHISSRYDRQAWQELVMEAQEIFANTYIAEDFKEINIPSK; via the coding sequence TTGGACATATTTTTTTTAGGAACGGGTGCCGGTATACCCGCTAAACTACGAAATGTTACTTCCATTGCCTTAAAATTACTCGAAGAACGAGGATCTATTTGGTTGTTTGATGCGGGTGAAGCGACACAGCATCAAATCTTACATACATCAATAAAACCGCGCAGAATAGAAAAAATCTTTATTACCCACCTTCATGGCGATCATATCTATGGTCTTCCTGGGTTGTTAGCGAGCCGGTCTTTTCAAGGCGGAGAATCAGAAGTGACGGTTTACGGACCAAAAGGACTGAAAGAATATATTACGATAAGCCTTTCAGTCAGCCAAACTTATTTAAAATACCCACTAAAGATTGTAGAAATAGCTGAAGGGGTTATTTTTGAAGATGAACAGTTTATCGTGGAAGCGAGACTTTTAGATCATGGCATTCCTTCATACGGGTATCGGATTGTTGAGAAGGACAGGCCTGGGACGCTTTTAGCGGATAAGCTTGTAGAGGCGGGGGTACAGCCCGGACCAATTTTTCGGAAAATTAAAGGAGGGGAAACCGTTACGCTTGAAGATGGAACAGTCATCGTACCTTCTGATTTTTTAGGTCCGGCTCAAAAGGGACGGATTATAACGATTCTTGGTGATACAAGATACTGCGAAAATGCTATTTCCTTAGCACGGGATGCGGATTTATTAATCCATGAAGCAACCTTTTCAAAAGGGGAAGAGAAGCTTGCCTTCGATTATTTTCATTCGACTACTCATCAGGCTGCGGAAGTGGCAAATCTGGCTGGTAGTAAACAGTTGTGTTTGACACATATCAGTTCACGTTACGACCGGCAAGCCTGGCAAGAACTAGTCATGGAAGCCCAGGAGATTTTTGCAAATACATACATTGCAGAAGACTTTAAAGAGATAAATATACCAAGTAAATGA